A part of Paenibacillus donghaensis genomic DNA contains:
- a CDS encoding extracellular solute-binding protein, whose translation MMKDPNDGHIYTLPNYGAYNGKMSTTYYSGPAFWIQKAILKDAGYPQVKTLDEYFDLLVKYKEKNPTIDGTPTIGFEILNNDWRNWGLFNAPQHLIGHPNDGGVVVKDNVAELFADKDYAKQYYQKLNEMNGLGIIDQEAFVQNYDQYLAKLSSGAVLGMFDQHWNFQKAEDSLSTQNKIERTYVGLPLVYDTNTKDYYLDRPALNLNNGFGSLLMLKCCENHKANG comes from the coding sequence ATGATGAAAGACCCAAATGATGGACATATCTACACGCTTCCAAACTATGGTGCGTATAACGGTAAAATGAGTACAACCTATTATTCAGGTCCAGCTTTCTGGATTCAGAAAGCTATACTTAAAGATGCCGGTTATCCACAGGTTAAAACATTGGATGAGTATTTCGATCTCCTCGTCAAATATAAAGAGAAGAATCCAACCATTGATGGAACTCCAACGATCGGATTTGAGATTCTTAACAACGACTGGAGAAACTGGGGGTTGTTTAACGCTCCTCAGCATCTGATTGGACATCCTAACGACGGCGGAGTAGTTGTTAAAGATAACGTTGCAGAACTCTTTGCTGATAAAGACTATGCTAAGCAGTACTATCAAAAGCTTAATGAAATGAACGGATTGGGTATTATCGACCAAGAAGCATTTGTGCAGAATTATGACCAATATCTAGCGAAACTGTCTAGTGGAGCTGTTCTGGGAATGTTTGATCAGCACTGGAACTTCCAGAAAGCAGAAGATTCACTCTCGACACAAAACAAAATTGAGAGAACTTATGTAGGACTTCCTCTTGTATATGATACCAACACCAAAGACTACTATCTTGATCGGCCAGCTCTTAACTTGAATAATGGTTTTGGATCACTGTTAATGCTAAAATGCTGTGAAAATCATAAAGCTAATGGATAG